The sequence AATGAGAAAGAGCCACTTAGAATGATTTGAAATGATGGGAAACCTACCGAGGTTTCGCTCGTTCCACGTCTGCAGCCATCTCCGCCATCTCTTCCCAGAGCTTGATTGTTTTCTTCGCCTCTTCGGGCTTGATTTTCTCGATGGCATACCCAGTGTGGACGATAACGTATTCCCCTTCCTCAAGATCAGGCAGCAAGCTCACACAGACCTTCTTGCGCACACCTCCGAAGTCTACTTGCGCGTAGTCTTCTTCGATGCTTTCGACCAAACCGGGAACCGCTAAACACATACTAGTCCACATATGTCTATCTCGCAGTTTCGTTTTAGAGTGTTGCGACCTGACACATGGTTGGCTCACAATCTATGTTTTTCTTGTTCCGCTTCCATTAGTTGCACTCGTCGCCTCAATAGGGGGTGTTTGGAAACTGATGGAGCCAAGACATTTTCAGCATCAAGCAAAGCCATATCGACT is a genomic window of Candidatus Thorarchaeota archaeon containing:
- a CDS encoding HypC/HybG/HupF family hydrogenase formation chaperone, encoding MCLAVPGLVESIEEDYAQVDFGGVRKKVCVSLLPDLEEGEYVIVHTGYAIEKIKPEEAKKTIKLWEEMAEMAADVERAKPR